In one Dehalogenimonas formicexedens genomic region, the following are encoded:
- a CDS encoding radical SAM protein: MSAESGAVTRDWGGRLPVAIIYANSYHIGMSNLGVHALYRWFNSRDDFVAERVFWEEGPQSTSGALSVESRRPLTDFSALAFSVSFELDYLNIPGLLDAAGIPARSSDRDESYPLVIGGGAVLTANPLPVAPFFDAICVGEAEAILPELARAIKETLGQPRQSQLDRIGAIPGVYVPRQKASVKRQFVSNLDDFPVGTAVFTEDTEFGDMFLLEVQRGCRFSCRFCLVASTFCPFRYRTLGSLLSQAEAARKYRDRIALVGPVVSEYPQLVELLRGLRGLDYNLSVGSMRVKPISSEVLEELVKGGVKSLTIAPEAGTPQLRRSIGKGFSDDDILEAISKIGEAGIRQLTLYSMVGLPGETDDDVRSLAALVLRCKTEADRHHVVLSLNVSAFVPKAHTPFEREPMTSAQDIDRRFDLLERSLSGKGVKVKPDASGWGEIQAALARGNEKLAEVIEKLDKVSLVGWRRALKGAGLSMEDYARRRFDEHEPLPWDFISM, encoded by the coding sequence TTGAGCGCCGAATCAGGCGCTGTCACCAGAGACTGGGGCGGGCGCCTCCCGGTAGCCATCATTTACGCCAACAGCTACCACATCGGCATGTCCAACCTAGGCGTCCACGCGCTGTACCGCTGGTTCAATTCCCGGGATGATTTCGTTGCCGAGCGCGTCTTCTGGGAAGAAGGCCCGCAGTCCACCAGCGGCGCGCTCTCCGTTGAGAGCCGCCGGCCGTTGACCGATTTTTCCGCCCTGGCTTTCTCGGTCTCATTCGAACTGGATTATCTTAATATCCCCGGATTGTTGGACGCGGCCGGCATCCCGGCCCGCTCATCAGACAGGGACGAGTCTTATCCGCTGGTCATCGGGGGCGGGGCGGTGCTGACGGCCAACCCTTTACCTGTCGCTCCATTTTTCGATGCGATCTGCGTCGGAGAGGCTGAAGCCATCCTCCCAGAGCTTGCCCGGGCGATTAAAGAGACCCTTGGGCAGCCTAGACAATCGCAACTCGACCGTATAGGCGCAATCCCCGGCGTTTATGTCCCACGGCAGAAGGCTTCTGTTAAGCGGCAGTTTGTCTCAAACCTTGATGATTTTCCTGTCGGCACCGCCGTTTTCACCGAAGATACCGAATTCGGGGACATGTTCCTGCTCGAAGTGCAGCGGGGCTGCCGTTTCTCCTGCCGTTTTTGCCTGGTGGCGAGCACTTTTTGTCCCTTCCGTTACCGCACCCTCGGTTCTCTACTGTCACAAGCCGAAGCAGCTCGAAAATACCGCGACCGCATCGCCCTGGTCGGACCGGTGGTCAGTGAATATCCCCAACTCGTCGAGTTGCTGCGGGGACTCAGGGGACTGGATTACAACCTGTCCGTCGGTTCGATGCGCGTGAAGCCGATTTCGAGTGAAGTGCTCGAGGAACTGGTAAAGGGCGGCGTAAAAAGCCTGACTATCGCCCCTGAAGCAGGAACGCCACAACTCAGGCGATCGATCGGCAAAGGGTTCTCGGATGACGACATTTTAGAGGCGATCAGTAAAATCGGTGAGGCAGGTATAAGGCAGTTGACTTTATATTCAATGGTCGGGCTGCCGGGCGAGACCGATGACGACGTTCGTTCACTGGCGGCGTTGGTTCTACGATGCAAAACCGAAGCTGACCGACATCACGTCGTCCTATCGCTCAACGTCTCAGCCTTCGTCCCCAAGGCCCACACTCCTTTCGAGCGGGAACCCATGACATCTGCCCAAGACATCGATCGGCGTTTCGACCTGCTCGAAAGGTCATTGTCCGGCAAAGGCGTCAAGGTCAAGCCGGACGCCTCGGGGTGGGGAGAGATCCAGGCAGCGCTGGCCCGTGGAAACGAAAAACTGGCCGAAGTTATCGAGAAGCTGGACAAGGTCTCGCTGGTCGGCTGGCGCCGAGCCCTGAAAGGTGCGGGGTTGTCCATGGAAGATTATGCCCGCCGGCGTTTCGACGAACATGAGCCCTTGCCCTGGGATTTTATCTCGATGTAG
- a CDS encoding aminopeptidase: MHDPRVDKLAKLLVNYSVAVRPGDRVAINAPEIARPLSDAIFIETLRAGGYPILMGPQPSELLFKYGSKEQIEYIHQMLSHITEQYEVRISVLAEENTRSLSRIDPQKAAWHSAARRNLMKTMMQRSATGAFRWTIAPYPTNAMAQDADMSLEDYTDFIFDACLPDLNDPVGFWQALSDKHEYIINWLTGKKTVHITAPETDIRFNIEGRTWENCDGRKNMPDGEVFTGPVEDSAEGHVYFSYPAIHQGHEVTGVRLWFEKGKCVRATAEKNEDYLNKILDTDPGARYLGELAIGTNEGIKNFTREILFDEKIGGSFHMALGAGIPETGAKNESGIHWDMVCDLRNGGEITVDGELFYKNGEFVI; the protein is encoded by the coding sequence ATGCACGATCCCCGTGTTGATAAACTGGCTAAACTCTTGGTCAACTATTCCGTAGCAGTTCGACCAGGCGATCGAGTAGCGATAAATGCCCCGGAAATCGCACGGCCGCTATCCGACGCTATATTCATTGAGACCCTCAGGGCTGGCGGCTATCCGATATTGATGGGCCCCCAACCATCCGAACTGCTTTTCAAGTATGGTTCCAAAGAACAAATCGAATATATTCATCAGATGCTGTCTCACATCACTGAGCAGTATGAAGTACGAATTTCGGTCCTGGCTGAAGAGAACACCCGCAGCCTTTCCCGGATCGATCCTCAGAAAGCAGCCTGGCATTCGGCGGCGCGCCGCAACCTGATGAAGACGATGATGCAGCGTTCTGCCACCGGGGCGTTCCGCTGGACGATAGCGCCCTACCCAACCAATGCCATGGCCCAGGACGCGGACATGAGCCTGGAAGACTACACCGATTTCATTTTCGATGCCTGCCTGCCGGACCTGAACGACCCGGTGGGCTTCTGGCAAGCCCTTTCGGACAAACATGAATATATAATCAACTGGTTAACCGGCAAGAAAACGGTGCATATCACCGCCCCGGAGACTGATATCCGCTTCAACATCGAGGGGCGGACCTGGGAAAATTGCGACGGCCGGAAGAACATGCCGGATGGCGAGGTCTTTACCGGACCCGTCGAAGATTCCGCCGAGGGGCACGTTTATTTTTCGTACCCGGCCATTCACCAGGGCCATGAGGTCACCGGCGTCCGGCTGTGGTTTGAAAAGGGCAAATGCGTCAGGGCGACGGCGGAGAAGAACGAGGACTACCTGAATAAAATCCTGGATACCGATCCCGGCGCCCGCTACCTGGGTGAGCTGGCTATCGGCACCAACGAAGGCATCAAGAATTTCACCCGCGAGATCCTGTTCGACGAGAAGATCGGCGGCAGCTTCCACATGGCCCTGGGCGCGGGCATCCCGGAAACCGGCGCCAAGAACGAAAGCGGTATCCATTGGGACATGGTTTGCGACCTGCGAAACGGTGGCGAGATCACCGTGGATGGAGAGCTTTTCTACAAAAACGGGGAGTTCGTTATCTAA
- a CDS encoding phosphatidate cytidylyltransferase: protein MLKTRLISGFILGLAALLAVWFDQPIPWLTIGAAIWGVLALREFNRVVTQVKAAPFAVIGSIAVILLIVSPHFENSLTPILTGFAALSLLYLLKPGERSKRFIQWTWTLAGVIYVGLLLSFLVALRGLDNGRDWVLFALGVTVASDSFAYFIGRSFGRHKMAPTISPAKSWEGAAAGLIAAAAVGLALKAVFDLPSGFITIGILSVFASIVGQAGDLVESLFKRNMAVKDSSQAIPGHGGLLDRMDSVVFAVIAVYYYVIIFVQ, encoded by the coding sequence TTGCTCAAGACCCGTCTCATCTCAGGTTTTATCCTCGGCCTGGCCGCGCTCCTGGCCGTCTGGTTCGACCAGCCGATACCCTGGCTGACGATCGGGGCAGCGATCTGGGGGGTGTTGGCGCTACGGGAGTTCAACCGGGTCGTGACTCAAGTGAAGGCGGCACCCTTTGCCGTAATCGGGTCTATCGCTGTGATCCTGTTGATCGTTTCACCCCACTTCGAGAACTCTTTGACGCCAATTTTAACCGGGTTCGCTGCTCTTTCTCTTTTGTACCTGCTGAAGCCGGGCGAAAGGTCAAAGAGATTTATCCAATGGACCTGGACGCTGGCTGGAGTAATATACGTAGGCTTGCTTCTTTCTTTTTTGGTGGCGTTACGCGGGCTTGATAACGGGCGCGATTGGGTTTTGTTTGCCCTCGGTGTTACTGTCGCTTCGGATTCTTTTGCCTACTTCATCGGGCGTTCTTTCGGCAGGCACAAAATGGCTCCCACGATAAGTCCCGCCAAGAGCTGGGAAGGGGCGGCGGCCGGCTTGATCGCGGCGGCGGCGGTGGGGTTGGCACTGAAAGCCGTTTTCGACTTGCCTTCGGGTTTCATTACCATCGGGATCTTGAGTGTTTTTGCCTCTATCGTCGGGCAAGCCGGCGATCTGGTTGAGTCGCTATTCAAACGGAATATGGCGGTTAAGGACTCAAGCCAGGCTATCCCCGGCCACGGCGGATTGCTTGACCGCATGGATTCTGTCGTCTTTGCCGTCATCGCCGTCTATTATTACGTGATCATTTTCGTCCAATAG
- the uppS gene encoding polyprenyl diphosphate synthase: MQSAETPVSSVPRHVAIIMDGNGRWATARGLPRLEGHRVGLEKAGDAVLGLAAAGVSFITLFSFSTENWKRPKEEVAGILRLLAEGLERTVKDLNAQNIVIRHLGRLDRLAPPLRHRVKEVVEKTKDNTGAVASFAFDYGGRAEILNATKRLMKSGIKAEDVEENTFARYLYTAGIPDVDLLVRTGGEMRLSNFLLWQSSYAELYFTDTLWPDFSRGDIEKALAEYARRQRRFGGL; this comes from the coding sequence ATGCAATCCGCAGAAACTCCAGTCAGCTCGGTTCCTCGTCATGTAGCCATCATCATGGACGGCAATGGAAGATGGGCTACAGCAAGAGGGTTGCCTCGGCTGGAAGGACATCGGGTCGGCCTGGAAAAGGCCGGGGATGCGGTCCTGGGACTTGCCGCGGCAGGGGTCTCTTTCATAACGCTATTCAGCTTCTCGACGGAAAACTGGAAACGCCCCAAGGAAGAGGTCGCGGGGATTTTGCGCCTGCTGGCAGAAGGCCTGGAACGGACGGTCAAAGACCTGAACGCCCAAAACATTGTCATTCGCCATCTGGGAAGGCTTGACCGCCTGGCGCCGCCGCTCCGCCATCGAGTCAAAGAAGTCGTCGAAAAAACCAAAGATAACACCGGCGCCGTTGCCAGTTTTGCTTTCGATTACGGCGGGCGGGCGGAGATACTCAATGCCACAAAGAGGTTGATGAAAAGCGGTATTAAAGCGGAAGATGTCGAAGAGAACACCTTTGCCCGTTACCTGTACACCGCCGGCATTCCCGATGTCGACCTCCTGGTTCGCACCGGCGGAGAGATGAGGCTGTCGAATTTTCTTTTATGGCAATCATCCTACGCGGAATTGTATTTTACCGATACCCTGTGGCCGGATTTTTCCAGAGGCGACATTGAGAAAGCCCTGGCTGAATACGCCCGCCGGCAACGCCGTTTCGGAGGCCTTTAA
- a CDS encoding MFS transporter, translated as MKLPPITGFLKGSEYLKITILSAGLAALSQSIHGIILPLRVLDFVGEDDKNTALAAITFTGLILAMLFQPIAAAISDSTTSRWGRRKPFVIFGGLALLLLLPGVALVSSFAVLFTIYCLIQLAGNTAQGPYQGYIPDLVPLDHRGRASSLKSEMELFGGAAGVMGAGILMSHYSGGDRSGLWVFLLCLEIFIGGILFYLGRNLKESPVRKPLKRFNNPLSAYRFNLNKSPAFGWLLGSRLLFFMAAATLQQFALFYLRDVLGVSDPAGFTAIFILTAGASMALAILPAGFFTDRYGAPVLSRAAGLLGGFGVLLLLLWPSTVTLIITAGVTGFAIGIFGVSNWAMATKMVVKGEEAKYLAIANMATAGGAAIARLIGPVIDYFNRMEANLGYQVMLAACLFYFLLAGLLVKKPKRQPRQFVIEQDI; from the coding sequence GTGAAGTTGCCGCCGATAACCGGATTTCTAAAAGGGTCCGAATATCTCAAGATAACCATCCTCAGCGCTGGCCTGGCCGCACTGTCGCAGAGCATCCACGGCATAATCCTCCCGCTAAGGGTGCTCGACTTCGTCGGTGAAGATGACAAGAACACCGCCCTGGCGGCCATAACCTTCACCGGGCTTATCCTGGCCATGTTGTTCCAACCCATCGCGGCGGCAATCTCCGATTCGACAACCTCACGATGGGGACGGCGCAAACCATTTGTCATTTTTGGAGGGTTGGCGCTATTGCTCCTTCTACCGGGAGTAGCGCTGGTTTCCAGCTTTGCTGTTCTTTTCACGATCTATTGCCTCATCCAACTGGCGGGAAATACCGCTCAGGGGCCTTACCAGGGGTACATCCCCGATTTGGTGCCCCTTGACCACCGGGGCCGCGCCTCTTCTTTAAAATCAGAGATGGAACTCTTCGGAGGGGCGGCGGGGGTGATGGGCGCCGGAATCCTCATGTCCCATTACTCCGGAGGCGACCGGAGCGGACTCTGGGTGTTCCTGCTTTGCCTGGAAATTTTCATCGGCGGGATCTTGTTTTACCTCGGGCGAAATCTCAAAGAAAGCCCGGTAAGGAAGCCCCTGAAACGGTTCAATAATCCGCTCTCGGCGTACCGATTCAATCTCAACAAGAGCCCGGCCTTCGGTTGGCTGCTGGGGTCACGGCTGCTCTTTTTCATGGCCGCGGCGACTTTACAACAATTCGCTCTATTCTATCTTAGAGACGTACTCGGCGTATCCGATCCGGCGGGTTTTACGGCCATCTTCATCCTCACGGCGGGAGCCAGTATGGCTCTGGCGATTTTGCCCGCGGGCTTTTTCACCGATCGGTATGGGGCCCCGGTCCTGTCCAGAGCCGCCGGATTACTCGGAGGGTTCGGGGTTTTGCTCCTGTTACTCTGGCCATCGACGGTCACCCTGATCATCACCGCCGGGGTCACCGGGTTCGCCATCGGTATTTTCGGGGTTTCCAACTGGGCCATGGCGACGAAGATGGTGGTCAAAGGAGAAGAAGCCAAGTACCTGGCTATCGCCAACATGGCCACCGCCGGCGGGGCGGCTATCGCCAGGCTGATCGGTCCGGTGATCGACTATTTCAATCGGATGGAGGCGAACCTTGGTTACCAGGTAATGCTCGCCGCGTGCCTTTTTTACTTCCTGCTGGCCGGCCTGCTGGTCAAAAAGCCAAAGCGGCAACCGCGCCAATTTGTTATAGAACAAGACATTTGA
- a CDS encoding heavy-metal-associated domain-containing protein yields MNAILNVQGMSCGHCVQHVETALKKVAGVSSVSVDLAKGKASVAYDPVKTNPQALKTAVDAAGYPATIAN; encoded by the coding sequence ATGAACGCAATTCTGAACGTCCAGGGCATGAGCTGCGGGCACTGCGTCCAGCATGTGGAGACGGCGCTCAAGAAAGTGGCCGGAGTCAGCTCCGTGTCCGTCGACCTGGCCAAGGGCAAGGCGTCGGTGGCGTACGACCCGGTAAAGACCAACCCCCAAGCGTTGAAAACAGCCGTCGACGCCGCTGGATACCCGGCTACCATCGCCAACTGA
- a CDS encoding heavy metal translocating P-type ATPase, with protein MAVTKKTALTLFIGGMTCAACVRHVEGALKSVPGVGAVAVNLATGKAAVEYDPSQATLADLKKSVEDVGYSASLDVADVAISGMSCAACVKNIERVVAAMPGVNSVVVNLGTASAKVEYAPSITPLSEIVAAINDLGYEATEKIVGQAALDREQEARSNEIKRQKRNLIVAGTLGIIVMLGMFQPYWIFPDFIPSWLNNKVLLFFLTTPIVFGPARQFFVNSWNGLKRGLTDMNLLYATGIGAAYLIAVINTFFPDAGFGGKEATFYEAAALLTAFIILGRYLEAVTRGRTSESIRRLMKLQPRIARVVKDGVETEVPAEAVIIGDVIAVRPGEAIPVDGTIVEGYSAVDQAMITGESIPVEKKAGDEVLGGTLNKTGAFRFKATRVGRDTALAQIIRLVEDAQTTKAPIQKLADRVAGQFIMGVHIIALVAFVFWFFIGFGLWFIPETRLILTPYVLSGLGVFGFALLTSVTVLVISCPCALGLATPSAVMAGSGKGAEYGILFKGADAMEVTARIDAIVFDKTGTLTKGEPSVTDVVPAYENDSNDLLRLAAIAEKHSEHPLGEAIVRKWNEIRSTKSENGNEDLEDAEEFEAVPGHGIIARSGDRFILLGNRKLMETNSVEIKIPLSPSFDKLRTGSLPKGESTTLAAEAERLENEGKTVVFVAVDGKAAGIVAVADTMKESSARAVAELKRMGLKVLMITGDNARTAQAIARQAGIDRVLAEVLPQDKAAEVKKLQSQGLKVAMVGDGINDAPALAQAEVGIAIGSGTDVAKETGNVILVKDDPLDVVAAVQVGRQTLGLIRQNLFWAFGYNTLAIPLGMGVLYPFTHQMVSPELAALLMATSSLSVTLNTLRMRGFVPQIRREGTGTMYRAPTGDAK; from the coding sequence ATGGCCGTCACCAAAAAGACCGCTTTAACTCTTTTCATCGGCGGAATGACGTGCGCCGCCTGCGTCCGCCATGTCGAGGGCGCGCTCAAGAGCGTCCCGGGCGTGGGCGCGGTGGCGGTCAACCTGGCCACGGGCAAGGCTGCCGTCGAGTACGACCCGTCACAGGCGACGCTGGCAGACCTCAAGAAATCTGTCGAGGACGTCGGATACTCCGCGTCCCTCGATGTGGCCGACGTGGCAATCTCCGGCATGTCATGCGCGGCCTGCGTTAAGAATATTGAACGGGTTGTCGCCGCTATGCCGGGAGTCAATTCGGTAGTGGTGAACCTGGGTACAGCCAGCGCCAAGGTCGAATACGCTCCCTCGATCACCCCCCTCTCCGAAATCGTCGCCGCCATCAACGACCTGGGGTACGAGGCGACCGAGAAGATCGTGGGGCAGGCCGCCCTCGACCGGGAGCAGGAAGCCCGATCGAACGAGATCAAGCGGCAGAAGCGCAACCTCATCGTCGCGGGAACGCTCGGTATCATCGTCATGCTGGGAATGTTCCAACCGTACTGGATCTTCCCCGATTTCATCCCCTCCTGGCTCAATAACAAGGTCCTGCTGTTCTTCCTGACCACGCCCATCGTATTCGGGCCGGCGAGGCAGTTCTTCGTCAACTCGTGGAACGGGCTCAAGCGCGGCCTGACCGACATGAACCTTTTGTACGCCACCGGCATCGGGGCGGCGTATCTGATCGCCGTCATCAACACCTTCTTCCCCGACGCCGGTTTCGGAGGCAAGGAAGCCACGTTTTACGAAGCGGCAGCGCTCTTAACCGCTTTCATCATCCTCGGCAGGTACCTGGAAGCGGTCACCAGGGGCCGCACCTCCGAATCCATCCGCCGCCTGATGAAGCTCCAGCCCCGGATAGCACGAGTCGTCAAGGACGGAGTCGAAACCGAAGTCCCAGCCGAAGCTGTCATCATCGGCGATGTAATTGCCGTTAGACCTGGCGAGGCCATCCCCGTCGACGGAACAATCGTCGAGGGGTATTCGGCGGTAGACCAGGCGATGATCACCGGCGAGAGCATCCCCGTCGAGAAGAAGGCCGGCGACGAGGTGCTGGGCGGCACGCTCAATAAAACGGGCGCGTTCAGATTCAAGGCGACCCGCGTGGGCAGGGACACCGCCCTGGCACAAATCATCCGGTTGGTGGAAGACGCCCAGACGACCAAGGCGCCTATCCAGAAGCTGGCGGACAGGGTGGCCGGGCAGTTCATCATGGGCGTCCACATCATCGCGCTTGTCGCATTCGTATTCTGGTTTTTCATAGGCTTCGGGCTGTGGTTCATCCCCGAAACCCGGCTTATCCTCACCCCGTACGTCCTCTCCGGCCTCGGGGTGTTCGGCTTTGCGCTGTTGACCTCGGTGACGGTACTGGTCATCTCCTGCCCTTGCGCCCTCGGGCTGGCGACGCCCTCTGCGGTGATGGCGGGTTCAGGCAAAGGGGCGGAGTACGGCATCCTGTTCAAGGGCGCCGATGCCATGGAAGTGACCGCCAGGATCGATGCCATCGTCTTCGATAAGACCGGCACGCTGACAAAGGGCGAGCCCTCGGTCACCGACGTTGTGCCTGCATACGAAAACGACTCAAACGACTTGCTGCGCCTTGCGGCTATCGCCGAGAAGCACTCGGAGCACCCATTGGGGGAAGCGATTGTCAGGAAGTGGAACGAAATACGAAGCACAAAATCCGAAAATGGCAACGAGGATCTTGAGGACGCAGAGGAGTTCGAGGCAGTGCCGGGACATGGAATTATCGCCCGAAGCGGAGACCGTTTCATCCTGCTGGGCAACCGAAAGTTGATGGAAACCAATTCGGTCGAGATAAAAATCCCCCTTAGTCCCTCCTTCGACAAGCTCAGGACCGGCTCTTTGCCAAAGGGGGAAAGTACCACATTAGCCGCTGAGGCGGAGAGGCTTGAAAACGAGGGCAAGACGGTGGTTTTTGTCGCTGTCGACGGAAAAGCCGCCGGTATCGTCGCTGTCGCCGATACGATGAAGGAAAGCTCTGCCCGGGCCGTCGCCGAACTCAAGCGGATGGGACTCAAGGTGCTGATGATCACCGGCGACAACGCCCGTACGGCACAGGCCATCGCCAGGCAGGCAGGCATCGACAGAGTCCTCGCCGAGGTGCTGCCGCAGGACAAGGCGGCCGAGGTCAAGAAGCTGCAGTCGCAGGGACTCAAAGTCGCCATGGTCGGCGATGGCATAAATGACGCGCCGGCGCTCGCCCAGGCAGAAGTCGGCATCGCCATCGGGTCGGGGACGGATGTCGCCAAGGAAACGGGCAACGTCATACTGGTCAAGGACGACCCGCTGGACGTCGTCGCCGCGGTGCAGGTGGGACGCCAGACGCTCGGGCTGATCAGGCAGAACTTGTTCTGGGCGTTCGGGTACAACACGCTGGCGATACCCCTGGGTATGGGGGTGCTGTACCCCTTCACCCACCAGATGGTGTCGCCGGAACTAGCGGCGCTCCTGATGGCCACCAGCTCACTATCAGTCACGCTGAACACGCTCCGGATGCGGGGCTTCGTGCCGCAGATTCGTCGGGAGGGAACGGGCACGATGTATCGTGCCCCTACGGGGGACGCCAAATGA
- a CDS encoding zinc ribbon domain-containing protein — MTENNPDEPLQQILQLILNGRDDKSLVKEFKNKGIPEELVRQYLAVAHSIIEEYKNTPEYAQAMVKASIKKMITGALWAIGGGIVTALTYSSAGDGGTYVVFWGAIIFGIYDILRGLFGWIKYSSKTSISPRLMNFDIGMPSAPLIERIENSETTPFPETHFNPNHRPYFCTKCGKKIEEYIRYCPGCGTEKLFLGTS, encoded by the coding sequence ATGACAGAGAACAACCCAGATGAGCCCCTTCAACAAATCCTTCAGTTGATCCTCAATGGGAGGGATGATAAATCACTTGTTAAAGAATTCAAGAACAAGGGTATCCCTGAGGAATTGGTAAGACAATATTTAGCCGTGGCACACTCTATTATCGAGGAATATAAAAACACTCCTGAATATGCCCAAGCCATGGTGAAGGCTAGCATCAAAAAAATGATTACTGGCGCACTCTGGGCAATCGGAGGAGGAATCGTAACGGCTTTAACGTATTCGTCCGCGGGCGATGGGGGCACATACGTTGTTTTTTGGGGAGCAATTATTTTCGGCATATACGATATTCTTCGTGGTCTATTTGGGTGGATAAAATATTCATCAAAAACGTCGATTTCTCCCAGATTGATGAACTTTGATATCGGAATGCCATCGGCTCCACTAATCGAGAGAATTGAAAATTCGGAAACGACTCCTTTTCCTGAAACTCATTTTAATCCTAATCATAGGCCTTATTTTTGCACAAAATGCGGGAAAAAAATTGAAGAATACATTCGTTATTGTCCTGGATGTGGAACCGAAAAGTTGTTCTTGGGCACTTCCTAA
- a CDS encoding zinc-ribbon domain and TM2 domain-containing protein: MYCANCGKQVVEGASFCSNCGAATNPNQANADLKQKSKIAAGLFGIFLGAFGVHRFYLGFVGIGIVQIVVTIVTLGFGGVWGFIEGILLLTGTFNKDARGIPLRD; encoded by the coding sequence ATGTATTGCGCCAATTGCGGAAAACAGGTTGTAGAGGGAGCGTCGTTCTGTTCAAATTGCGGGGCAGCTACAAATCCCAATCAGGCGAACGCAGATCTCAAACAAAAATCCAAGATCGCTGCGGGCTTATTCGGGATATTCCTCGGCGCCTTTGGCGTGCATCGTTTCTATCTAGGGTTTGTCGGGATCGGGATCGTTCAAATCGTTGTTACCATCGTTACTTTGGGGTTCGGCGGTGTTTGGGGATTTATCGAAGGTATTTTGTTATTAACCGGGACTTTCAACAAAGATGCCAGGGGCATTCCGCTCCGTGACTGA
- a CDS encoding DUF4328 domain-containing protein, protein MYCVNCGSQVVSNDSFCTNCGNPSSVSRGVPTVYKPLPKYSSVHGLSLSLAIVFAVLLVVAAVSIYSDILQVQLIDRVANGGIITEAEATTNDARVASIGGIYFLVNIVVIVLFLVWIHTAHRNLGPLGSAGLEYTPGWAVGGFFVPFLNLVRPYQVTKEIWKASDPDFLSTTGDNWKKVRVSSILGWWWALFLITGFFGNMVLRSSFNLDTLENIQSYTYVTLASDIILVPAIILAVVLVLDIDNRQMKRYKVKFFARNQEP, encoded by the coding sequence ATGTACTGCGTAAATTGCGGTAGCCAAGTCGTAAGCAACGATTCTTTTTGCACAAATTGCGGGAACCCAAGCTCAGTGTCGAGAGGAGTCCCGACCGTTTACAAACCTCTTCCTAAATATTCCTCGGTTCACGGACTTTCTCTAAGTCTGGCGATTGTATTCGCGGTTCTGCTGGTAGTTGCTGCAGTATCGATTTATTCGGACATTTTACAGGTACAACTGATTGACCGTGTTGCAAATGGGGGAATTATCACCGAAGCAGAAGCGACAACCAATGATGCGCGTGTGGCTTCTATCGGTGGCATCTATTTTCTCGTGAACATCGTGGTAATCGTTCTATTCTTGGTGTGGATTCACACTGCGCACCGGAATCTCGGTCCTCTTGGTTCCGCTGGGCTAGAATACACTCCCGGATGGGCGGTTGGCGGCTTTTTTGTTCCTTTTCTAAATCTCGTTCGCCCCTACCAGGTGACCAAGGAAATTTGGAAAGCGAGCGATCCTGATTTTCTGAGTACGACGGGCGACAATTGGAAAAAGGTTCGAGTATCGTCAATATTGGGGTGGTGGTGGGCTTTGTTTCTTATTACGGGATTTTTTGGAAACATGGTGCTCCGTAGTTCATTTAACCTGGACACACTCGAAAATATCCAATCATATACGTATGTCACTTTAGCCTCCGATATAATCCTTGTGCCTGCGATAATCTTGGCTGTCGTTCTAGTCTTAGACATTGATAACCGACAAATGAAAAGATACAAGGTTAAATTTTTTGCGAGAAACCAGGAACCTTAA